A single genomic interval of Bradyrhizobium sp. AZCC 1693 harbors:
- a CDS encoding DUF1489 family protein, translated as MPLHLIKLAVGCESVKELKGWVAERMATAKKKGLPLRHVHITRMTPKRDAEILAGGSLYWVIKGEIAAREKIIAIEPFRDKDGIGRCRLVMQPKVFAVSPRPMRPFQGWRYLAEDAAPQDLTKSSAASVAAMPEPMRRELRDLGLL; from the coding sequence ATGCCGCTTCATCTCATCAAGCTTGCCGTCGGCTGCGAGTCAGTCAAGGAACTCAAGGGCTGGGTTGCCGAACGCATGGCGACCGCCAAGAAAAAGGGCCTGCCGCTTCGCCACGTCCACATCACGCGGATGACGCCGAAGCGCGACGCGGAAATCCTCGCGGGCGGCTCGCTCTATTGGGTGATCAAGGGCGAAATCGCCGCGCGCGAAAAGATCATCGCGATCGAGCCGTTCCGCGACAAGGACGGTATCGGGCGGTGCCGTCTGGTGATGCAGCCCAAGGTGTTTGCGGTCTCGCCGCGGCCGATGCGTCCGTTCCAGGGCTGGCGCTATCTCGCCGAAGACGCCGCGCCGCAGGACCTCACCAAATCCTCAGCCGCCAGCGTGGCCGCGATGCCGGAACCGATGCGGCGCGAATTGCGCGATCTGGGCCTGCTCTAG